TATTTATCGAACTATTGCGCTTTCAACGCTAAACGTCGCTTGTGTAACACGGGTTCAGTATAACCGCTAGGCTGTGCGCAACCTTCAAATACTAACTCACAAGCTGCTTGGAATGCGATACTGTTATCAAAATCAGCTGCCATTGGTTGGTATGTTGGATCATTGGCATTTTGCTCATCCACCACCACGGCCATTTTCTTAAGCACCGCCATCACCTGCTCTTCACTGCAGATATCATGACGCAACCAGTTCGCCATGTGTTGCGATGAAATACGCAAGGTTGCGCGATCTTCCATTAAGCCAACATTGTTGATATCAGGTACTTTTGAACAGCCGATGCCCGCATCAACCCAACGCACAACATAGCCCAATAGTCCTTGTGCATTATTCTCAAGCTCTTCTTCAATTTCAGCGGCGCTCCAATTTGGATTTTGCGCAGCTGGAATAGTTAGAATATCGTCAATATTGGCTATCGCGCGCTGTTTAATTTCAGCTTGGCGCGCAAATACGTCAACTTGATGATAGTGAAGCGCATGCAGCGTTGCTGCTGTTGGTGACGGTACCCACGCAGTATTAGCACCAGATTGCGGATGGGCGATCTTCGTTTTGAGCATATTATCCATTTGATCTGGAATTGCCCACATACCTTTACCAATCTGAGCGCGACCACTTAGTCCGCAAGCTAAGCCGATATCGACATTCCAATTCTCATAAGCACCAATCCACGCTGCTGACTTCATATCGCCTTTGCGGATCATAGGCCCGGCTTCCATTGAGGTATGAATTTCATCACCAGTGCGATCTAAAAATCCGGTATTAATAAATACAACACGTTCTTTCGCGGCATAAATACACTGCTTTAGATTTACCGTTGTGCGGCGCTCTTCATCCATAATGCCCATTTTTACAGTATGGCGAGCCAAACCAAGCATATCTTCAATGGCGTTAAATAAATCATTGGCAAATGTAACTTCTTCTGGGCCGTGCATTTTCGGCTTCACGATATAGATTGAGCCAGTCTTAGAGTTACTAAATTCACTGTTGCCTTGCAAATCGTGCAATGAAATTAGTGACGTGATAATCCCATCTAAAATACCTTCAGGTACTTCGTTATTGTCACTATCCAACACCGCTGGATTAGTCATTAAGTGGCCAACATTACGCACAAACATCAAACTGCGACCTTTAAGCGAAAATGGCTGACCCTTGGTATCTAAATATTGGCGGTCGGCATTGAGTGAGCGAGTAAAGGTTTTACCACCTTTAGTTATTTCCTCGCTTAAGTCCCCTTGCATCAAACCAAGCCAGTTTTTATAAACAACAACTTTATCTTCAGCATCAACGGCAGCCACTGAATCTTCACAATCCATAATTGTCGTCAATGCCGACTCTAAAATAATGTCACTTACGCCCGCAGCATCACTTGCGCCAATTTGGCTAGTCGCATCGATAACAACCTCAATATGCATGCCGTTGTTTTTCAGCAACACCGCACTTGGCGATTGAGCGTCACCATTAAAACCAATCAGTTTGGATGGATTGG
This DNA window, taken from Psychrobium sp. MM17-31, encodes the following:
- a CDS encoding malate synthase G; translation: MTQRFSVGGLQVSQLLYDFINQQALPKTNIKQAEFWQGFESIVNEFAPRNKALLEKRESIQQQIDEWHANNDYDFANYKAFLQDIDYLLPPCEDFSVSTANVDEEMATMAGPQLVVPVMNSRFALNAANARWGSLYDALYGTDAISSDNGAEAGTSYNKVRGDLVIAKGREFLDSACELADASHSDVSRYQIIDGALVATLQSGEQTRLANPSKLIGFNGDAQSPSAVLLKNNGMHIEVVIDATSQIGASDAAGVSDIILESALTTIMDCEDSVAAVDAEDKVVVYKNWLGLMQGDLSEEITKGGKTFTRSLNADRQYLDTKGQPFSLKGRSLMFVRNVGHLMTNPAVLDSDNNEVPEGILDGIITSLISLHDLQGNSEFSNSKTGSIYIVKPKMHGPEEVTFANDLFNAIEDMLGLARHTVKMGIMDEERRTTVNLKQCIYAAKERVVFINTGFLDRTGDEIHTSMEAGPMIRKGDMKSAAWIGAYENWNVDIGLACGLSGRAQIGKGMWAIPDQMDNMLKTKIAHPQSGANTAWVPSPTAATLHALHYHQVDVFARQAEIKQRAIANIDDILTIPAAQNPNWSAAEIEEELENNAQGLLGYVVRWVDAGIGCSKVPDINNVGLMEDRATLRISSQHMANWLRHDICSEEQVMAVLKKMAVVVDEQNANDPTYQPMAADFDNSIAFQAACELVFEGCAQPSGYTEPVLHKRRLALKAQ